The proteins below are encoded in one region of Coffea arabica cultivar ET-39 chromosome 4c, Coffea Arabica ET-39 HiFi, whole genome shotgun sequence:
- the LOC113739751 gene encoding E3 ubiquitin-protein ligase RING1-like translates to MSSAGIFGGGDRGGAGGGTAPQNYFCYQCQRTVTISPSPSPTSELVCPNCHGGFLEESESADEPPSPPAVGPDLFFPPIFGGGGGGGGGGGGFPVIFSSSSGGGGEIDLSALFGGAAGYPAQSPNEFNPFAFLNNYLNNLRAGGANIQVVFDNPGGGVGIGFGGGGGLPGNFGDYFVGPGLEQLIQQLAENDPNRYGTPPASKSAVEGLPTVKMTEELLATDSSQCAVCKDSFLLDEEAKQMPCKHIYHSDCILPWLELHNSCPVCRYELPTDDPDYESRRNGQQGGNNSTSNVRSFGINIRTDDNLGTGSGGLSGGAVNQENPQTPRTVERRFRISLPWLFRGFGSPAETSGSGGAANSDGGNNGSRQNNNNSGGSNTDSGGQARMEDLD, encoded by the coding sequence ATGTCGTCGGCGGGAATATTTGGAGGCGGTGACCGCGGAGGAGCCGGCGGCGGCACGGCACCGCAAAATTACTTCTGCTATCAATGCCAACGGACGGTAACTATCTCTCCTTCACCTTCTCCGACCTCGGAACTAGTTTGCCCTAATTGTCATGGCGGATTTCTAGAAGAATCCGAATCCGCCGACGAGCCACCATCGCCTCCCGCCGTTGGTCCTGACCTATTTTTCCCTCCTATCTTCGGAGGCGGCGGTGGTGGAGGTGGGGGCGGAGGTGGGTTTCCGGTTATTTTCTCCAGCTCTTCCGGCGGTGGTGGAGAGATTGACCTATCCGCCCTCTTCGGCGGGGCCGCGGGCTACCCTGCCCAATCTCCAAATGAGTTTAATCCTTTTGCCTTTCTCAATAATTATCTCAATAATCTCCGCGCTGGCGGGGCGAATATCCAGGTTGTGTTTGACAACCCTGGAGGTGGTGTCGGGATTGGCTTCGGCGGCGGCGGAGGACTTCCCGGGAATTTTGGGGATTATTTTGTTGGACCGGGTCTGGAGCAGTTGATTCAACAATTAGCGGAGAATGATCCGAATAGATATGGGACCCCGCCTGCGTCCAAGTCTGCTGTGGAAGGATTGCCTACCGTAAAAATGACAGAGGAGTTGTTGGCAACGGATTCTTCACAATGTGCAGTTTGTAAGGACAGCTTTTTGCTTGATGAGGAGGCAAAGCAGATGCCTTGTAAGCATATATACCATTCCGATTGTATATTACCGTGGTTGGAGTTGCATAACTCTTGCCCGGTTTGTCGGTATGAGTTGCCTACAGATGACCCTGATTATGAAAGCCGAAGAAATGGGCAGCAAGGTGGAAATAATAGTACTAGCAATGTTAGAAGTTTTGGTATTAATATTCGTACTGATGATAATTTAGGTACAGGGTCTGGTGGTTTAAGTGGTGGTGCAGTGAACCAGGAAAATCCACAGACACCGAGGACGGTAGAGAGGAGGTTTAGGATATCATTGCCATGGCTGTTCAGAGGGTTTGGATCCCCTGCAGAGACCAGCGGAAGTGGAGGAGCTGCAAATAGCGATGGAGGAAATAATGGTTCTCGTCAGAACAATAACAATAGTGGAGGGTCAAATACGGATTCTGGAGGACAAGCTAGAATGGAGGATCTTGATTGA